In Aquimarina sp. TRL1, a single window of DNA contains:
- a CDS encoding thiol-disulfide oxidoreductase DCC family protein — translation MNSNSRTEINTKKSKKVIFFDGVCNLCNGFIDFVIVRDLQKRIYYCSLQSVTAKEIVAHKEQLINHPFSTIYYYDQDQLYSKSTAILKILQELPKYRFISSVLLYIPPVIRDRCYHLIAKNRYFFLGKKNTCRIPSVKEQSQFLY, via the coding sequence ATGAATTCGAATTCAAGAACTGAAATCAACACCAAAAAGAGCAAAAAAGTTATTTTTTTTGATGGGGTGTGTAACTTATGTAATGGCTTTATTGATTTTGTAATTGTAAGAGATTTACAAAAAAGAATTTACTATTGTTCATTGCAATCTGTTACAGCTAAAGAAATAGTAGCGCATAAGGAACAACTGATTAATCATCCTTTTTCTACTATTTATTATTATGATCAGGACCAACTGTATAGTAAATCAACGGCAATCTTAAAAATTCTACAGGAATTGCCTAAATATAGGTTTATAAGTTCCGTACTACTATACATTCCTCCCGTGATAAGAGATCGCTGCTATCATTTAATAGCTAAAAACAGATACTTCTTTTTAGGTAAGAAAAACACGTGCCGTATCCCATCGGTAAAAGAACAATCTCAATTTTTATACTAA
- a CDS encoding AMP-binding protein has product METVNYFSTPQIHKEFSINKQLFTNDSLKEQAHLFIKEGEVYEQEVGKFLLEWLDSNEYIIVYTSGSTGTPKAIKVFKLHMIQSALATGKFFKVGEGTTALLCLSATYIAGKMMLVRAMVLGWKLDIVPPKTNPLDTVYKQYDFCAMVPLQLDNSLNRLHLVKKLIVGGGAISENLKELIQGVKTKIYETYGMTETVSHIAARRVNPKKKKDVARFFKALPGITLGIDDRNCLTIKAPRLSNEAVIITNDVIELNSYKKFIWKGRYDNVINSGGIKLYPEEIETKLQLLITKRFFVSSVPDDALGDKVVLVVEQTYDETIEEFLKEAIANLKILSKYEVPKEIYFVTTFEETPTGKVQRTKTLDKVIV; this is encoded by the coding sequence ATGGAGACAGTGAATTATTTTTCTACCCCCCAAATCCATAAAGAATTTTCCATTAATAAACAGTTATTTACTAATGACAGTTTAAAAGAACAAGCGCATTTGTTCATAAAGGAAGGAGAAGTGTATGAACAGGAGGTTGGTAAGTTCTTATTAGAATGGCTGGACAGCAATGAATACATCATAGTATACACTTCGGGTTCTACCGGTACTCCCAAGGCTATCAAAGTATTTAAACTACACATGATCCAAAGTGCATTAGCTACGGGGAAGTTTTTTAAGGTAGGTGAGGGAACTACTGCTTTATTGTGTTTATCGGCTACTTATATTGCAGGTAAGATGATGTTGGTTCGCGCTATGGTATTGGGATGGAAACTTGATATTGTTCCTCCAAAGACCAACCCATTAGATACGGTATACAAGCAATATGACTTTTGTGCAATGGTGCCCTTACAGCTCGATAACTCCTTAAATAGACTTCATTTAGTAAAAAAGTTAATTGTAGGAGGAGGAGCCATCTCAGAGAACCTCAAAGAATTAATTCAGGGAGTTAAAACAAAAATTTATGAGACCTATGGAATGACAGAAACAGTGTCTCATATAGCAGCCAGACGTGTGAATCCAAAAAAGAAGAAAGATGTTGCCCGTTTTTTTAAAGCATTGCCAGGAATAACACTGGGAATAGATGATCGTAACTGCCTGACAATTAAAGCTCCTAGATTAAGTAATGAGGCAGTAATTATTACGAATGATGTCATCGAACTAAACAGTTATAAGAAATTCATCTGGAAAGGTCGTTATGACAATGTCATTAACAGCGGAGGCATCAAGTTGTATCCTGAAGAGATAGAAACTAAATTACAATTATTGATCACCAAGCGATTCTTTGTCTCTTCTGTTCCGGATGATGCATTGGGAGATAAGGTTGTTCTTGTGGTGGAGCAAACCTATGATGAAACTATAGAGGAATTTCTGAAAGAAGCTATTGCCAACCTAAAGATTCTTTCCAAATACGAAGTTCCCAAAGAAATTTATTTTGTAACTACTTTTGAAGAAACTCCTACCGGTAAAGTACAGCGCACCAAAACCTTGGATAAAGTCATTGTGTAA
- a CDS encoding CPBP family intramembrane glutamic endopeptidase, protein MYIEKGKEGSLGMWKYIPLPLAFLGLMAANYWFVTTFDVDVAAMFEQQITEKGKNRFFAENLLTFVIFLGGLFFWVKFVHRQGIRSLTTSRKKIDWKRILFMFILMGLFVVASVTISYFIDPSQFIWNFDAEKFAILFLLSVLLIPFQTSFEEYLFRGYMMQGIGLAARNRWVPLVVTSVLFGLMHLANPEVDKIGLIILVYYIGTGFFLGIITLMDEGLELALGFHLANNLVTALLITANWTAFQTDSLFIDMSEPDKSFEVLLPVFVVFPIFIGILAKKYQWTGWKEKLMGKVS, encoded by the coding sequence ATGTATATAGAAAAAGGAAAAGAAGGAAGTTTGGGAATGTGGAAATATATTCCACTACCACTTGCATTTTTAGGTTTAATGGCGGCTAATTATTGGTTTGTAACCACATTTGATGTCGATGTAGCAGCCATGTTCGAACAACAAATCACCGAGAAAGGAAAGAATCGTTTTTTTGCAGAAAACCTCCTCACATTTGTCATCTTTTTAGGGGGATTGTTCTTTTGGGTCAAATTTGTTCACCGTCAGGGAATCAGATCTTTAACGACCAGCAGAAAAAAAATTGACTGGAAGCGTATTCTTTTCATGTTTATCCTCATGGGACTTTTTGTGGTTGCATCCGTAACGATTAGTTATTTTATTGATCCATCGCAGTTTATTTGGAATTTCGATGCAGAAAAATTCGCAATCCTATTTTTACTGAGCGTATTGTTAATTCCTTTTCAAACCAGTTTTGAAGAATACCTGTTTAGAGGGTATATGATGCAGGGGATTGGATTGGCAGCCAGAAATCGATGGGTGCCATTGGTGGTGACTTCTGTATTATTTGGGTTAATGCATCTGGCAAACCCAGAAGTTGATAAAATAGGACTTATTATTTTAGTGTACTACATCGGAACCGGATTCTTTTTAGGTATTATTACGTTGATGGATGAAGGACTAGAATTGGCTTTAGGATTTCATCTGGCTAATAATCTGGTTACGGCCTTATTAATTACAGCCAATTGGACTGCTTTTCAAACCGATTCTTTGTTTATAGATATGTCAGAACCTGATAAGAGTTTTGAAGTATTATTGCCTGTTTTTGTGGTCTTTCCTATTTTTATAGGGATTTTAGCAAAAAAATACCAATGGACAGGATGGAAAGAGAAACTTATGGGAAAAGTTTCGTAA
- a CDS encoding o-succinylbenzoate synthase, which translates to MTASYQQYILEFKRPSGTSRGVLTTKETWFLLLQDGTAIGIGECGILRTLSIDDRPDYEQKLQWVCEHIHLGEEALYNELIAFPSIQFGVEMAFKSLRARDPFILFPSDFTKGIQDIPINGLIWMGEKDFMKEQITQKLAAGFQCIKMKIGAIDFDTELSLLAYIRSQFSSDVITLRVDANGAFSPSEALTKLTQLQEFSLHSIEQPIKQGQTTEMKSLCKETPLPIALDEELIGIFAYEEKKKLLETIRPQYIILKPSLIGGFRGSMEWIRLAESMNIGWWITSALESNIGLNAISQFTYTLENDLPQGLGTGGLYTNNIPSPLVVSEGGLRYDPEQHWEFDQLIHT; encoded by the coding sequence ATGACAGCTTCTTATCAACAGTATATTTTAGAATTTAAACGACCTAGTGGTACCTCTAGAGGAGTATTGACTACTAAGGAAACCTGGTTTTTGCTATTACAGGACGGTACTGCCATTGGTATTGGAGAGTGTGGTATTCTCAGAACCCTCAGCATAGATGACCGACCAGATTATGAGCAAAAATTACAATGGGTATGTGAGCACATCCACCTGGGAGAAGAAGCCCTTTATAATGAGCTGATAGCATTTCCCAGTATTCAATTTGGTGTAGAAATGGCTTTTAAGTCATTGCGAGCAAGAGATCCGTTTATTTTATTTCCTTCTGATTTTACCAAAGGCATTCAGGATATTCCTATTAATGGTTTGATCTGGATGGGGGAGAAAGATTTTATGAAGGAGCAGATCACTCAAAAACTGGCAGCAGGTTTTCAGTGTATCAAAATGAAAATAGGAGCGATAGATTTTGATACCGAGTTATCGCTATTAGCGTATATCAGATCGCAGTTTTCTAGTGACGTGATTACATTACGAGTAGATGCTAACGGCGCTTTTTCTCCTTCAGAAGCCCTGACCAAGCTAACTCAGTTACAGGAATTCTCGCTTCATAGTATAGAGCAACCGATTAAGCAGGGACAGACGACAGAAATGAAATCGCTATGTAAAGAGACTCCATTACCAATTGCATTAGACGAGGAACTTATAGGGATTTTTGCTTATGAAGAAAAGAAGAAACTATTAGAAACGATTCGACCTCAATATATAATACTAAAACCGAGTCTTATAGGAGGGTTTAGAGGAAGTATGGAATGGATTCGTCTTGCTGAATCCATGAATATCGGCTGGTGGATTACCAGCGCATTAGAGAGTAATATCGGATTAAATGCGATTAGTCAGTTTACATATACCTTGGAAAATGACTTGCCTCAGGGACTTGGAACAGGAGGTTTATATACGAATAATATACCGTCTCCTCTAGTTGTAAGTGAAGGAGGGTTGCGGTATGATCCGGAACAACATTGGGAATTTGATCAATTAATACACACATAA
- a CDS encoding metal-dependent hydrolase, translating into MNITFYGQNTLLIETNGKTIVVDPFISGNPLSKDAIAIDAIKADYILLTHAHQDHVLDAEAIAKNTNAIIVSNYEIAMHYQSKGIEVHPMNHGGSWTFDFGKVKYVHAIHTSSFADGSNGGQPGGFVIEADKNIYIAGDTALTMDMKLIPLHTQLDLAILPIGDNFTMGIDDAVIASDFVACDRVLGVHYDTFGYIEIDHEKAREAFVTKDKELLLLEIGGTLNV; encoded by the coding sequence ATGAATATCACTTTTTACGGACAAAATACGTTACTTATAGAGACAAATGGAAAGACGATTGTTGTCGATCCATTTATTTCAGGAAACCCTTTATCAAAAGATGCCATTGCAATTGATGCTATAAAAGCAGATTACATTTTATTGACACACGCCCATCAAGATCATGTATTGGATGCAGAGGCTATTGCCAAAAACACCAATGCTATCATTGTTTCTAATTATGAGATTGCGATGCATTATCAAAGCAAAGGAATCGAAGTGCATCCGATGAATCATGGAGGGAGCTGGACATTTGATTTTGGAAAGGTAAAATACGTACATGCGATTCATACCAGTAGTTTTGCCGATGGAAGCAATGGAGGACAACCAGGAGGATTTGTTATAGAAGCAGATAAAAACATTTATATCGCAGGAGATACAGCCCTGACCATGGATATGAAATTGATTCCACTGCATACGCAGTTAGACCTGGCAATCCTTCCGATTGGGGATAATTTTACGATGGGAATAGATGATGCTGTTATTGCTAGTGATTTTGTAGCCTGTGATCGTGTATTAGGAGTACATTATGATACTTTTGGGTATATAGAAATTGATCATGAAAAAGCACGTGAAGCATTTGTAACAAAAGATAAAGAATTGCTACTATTAGAAATAGGAGGAACTCTTAACGTATGA
- the menA gene encoding 1,4-dihydroxy-2-naphthoate octaprenyltransferase, with protein MSKVKAWVMAARLRTLPLSVSGIIVGASLGFKELNTIREVDGGLFQSPVFWFAILTTLGLQILSNFANDYGDGVKGTDNESRIGPARALQSGMLSKKELLNGIILTAIISFLLATYLIYLSFGSKHLIFSVFYLILGVFCIAAAMKYTMGSSAYGYKGLGDVFVFIFFGLVSVVGCYFLYTKSLSLHIFLPAISIGALSTAVLNLNNLRDHDGDKTAGKNTLVVKMGFSKGKKYHYGLLILATGTLLLFLGLTYERWIHALFLIAFIPLGIHFNTVRNTSIPQQLDPELKKVALSTFLLAILISLGYAI; from the coding sequence ATGTCAAAAGTAAAAGCCTGGGTTATGGCAGCCAGATTGAGAACGTTGCCACTTTCTGTTTCTGGTATTATAGTAGGAGCCTCTTTGGGGTTTAAAGAACTCAACACCATAAGAGAAGTGGATGGAGGTCTATTTCAATCACCTGTCTTTTGGTTTGCGATATTGACTACTTTGGGATTACAGATTTTATCCAATTTTGCCAATGATTATGGAGATGGTGTGAAAGGAACAGATAATGAATCAAGAATTGGTCCGGCCAGAGCTTTACAATCTGGAATGCTTAGTAAAAAAGAACTTCTTAATGGTATCATTCTTACTGCTATTATTTCATTTTTATTAGCCACGTACCTTATTTATCTTTCATTTGGAAGTAAGCACCTGATCTTCTCTGTCTTTTATTTGATTTTAGGTGTTTTTTGTATAGCAGCAGCGATGAAGTATACTATGGGGAGTTCTGCATATGGGTATAAAGGCTTAGGAGATGTATTTGTATTTATTTTTTTTGGGCTGGTTAGTGTGGTAGGATGTTATTTTTTATATACTAAGTCGTTATCCCTGCATATTTTTCTGCCAGCCATTAGTATAGGAGCATTAAGTACTGCGGTACTGAATCTAAACAACCTCAGAGATCACGATGGAGATAAAACCGCAGGAAAGAATACATTAGTAGTTAAAATGGGATTTTCTAAAGGAAAAAAATACCATTATGGCTTACTCATCTTAGCAACAGGTACGTTATTGTTATTTTTAGGATTGACTTATGAACGGTGGATACATGCGCTTTTCCTGATAGCTTTTATTCCGTTAGGAATTCATTTTAATACAGTAAGGAACACTTCAATACCTCAGCAATTAGATCCCGAATTAAAAAAAGTCGCTTTAAGTACTTTTTTATTAGCTATATTAATTAGTTTAGGGTATGCTATATAA
- a CDS encoding YqaA family protein, with product MKSNSKSVKKTRLQLLHQYYSYTGFYKFLGKSLKKALPPILLFIAALLFINYFVVNINDLLIYVTENYSDYTVFGIFFASESILGLIPPEIFIAWSDKASSPITYLSILALLSYLGGVVSYFSGIAIAKIPTMKNYLEVKMAKHIKNTRKWGGFLIIVGALLPIPFAITSIAAGIIGYPLTNYLLFGLLRFLRFYLYAAAIFSLI from the coding sequence ATGAAGAGTAATTCAAAATCTGTTAAAAAGACAAGGCTACAACTATTACATCAGTACTATAGTTATACAGGTTTTTATAAGTTTTTGGGAAAGAGTTTAAAAAAAGCCCTTCCTCCTATTCTACTATTTATTGCAGCGCTGTTATTTATAAATTACTTTGTTGTCAATATTAATGATTTACTTATTTATGTAACTGAGAATTATTCTGACTATACCGTTTTTGGTATCTTCTTTGCTTCGGAATCAATTTTGGGATTGATTCCCCCAGAAATATTTATTGCTTGGAGTGATAAGGCCTCCAGTCCTATAACCTATCTTTCTATTTTGGCACTATTGTCTTATCTGGGTGGGGTGGTTTCTTATTTTTCGGGAATTGCTATAGCCAAAATCCCTACGATGAAGAATTACCTGGAAGTAAAAATGGCAAAACATATTAAAAATACCAGAAAATGGGGAGGATTTTTAATTATTGTAGGAGCATTACTTCCTATTCCATTTGCTATTACCAGTATTGCAGCAGGGATTATAGGATATCCACTTACTAATTACCTACTGTTTGGTTTATTGCGTTTTCTTAGATTTTATCTCTATGCAGCTGCTATTTTTAGTTTAATATAG
- a CDS encoding mechanosensitive ion channel family protein: MKELTRYFYKLLIKNNVSPELAEYLNVIIGVIVLLLAIFIIDLILRRVILGIFQNYAKRSKNIFDDFLVKNKTFNYLAHIGPLSIIIWVVPKLFIAFPKAEKVLEVLFDMLVIVLTIWIVRSVLRTFRDFLKTLPSFKDKPIDSYIQVFMIFAWSIGAILIFSSITGKSIWTFLTALGAMSAVILLIFKDTILGFVASIQVAVNDTVRIGDWITMSKYGADGDVIEINLSSVKVQNFDKTITTIPTYHLTSESFKNWRGMLDSGGRRIKRSILIKTSSIKFLSDEDLKKLADIELLSDYIETSRKEINEFNKKHAVNKKLLINGRNLSNLGVYRKYVEKYLENHSYINKDMTIMSRQLAPTAQGTPIEIYAFSNDKVWKNYEIIVADMFDHFLAAIPYFDLETFELQFSVNS; the protein is encoded by the coding sequence ATGAAAGAACTAACTCGGTATTTTTATAAGTTACTTATCAAAAATAACGTCTCGCCGGAATTGGCAGAATATCTCAATGTTATTATCGGTGTTATTGTTCTTTTACTTGCTATTTTTATCATAGACCTGATCTTACGCAGAGTTATTCTGGGCATATTTCAGAATTATGCCAAACGCTCCAAAAATATTTTTGATGACTTCTTGGTTAAGAATAAAACCTTTAACTATTTAGCACATATAGGTCCTCTATCGATTATAATCTGGGTAGTCCCCAAATTATTTATAGCCTTTCCAAAAGCAGAAAAAGTGTTGGAAGTACTATTCGATATGCTTGTTATCGTACTGACCATATGGATTGTACGTAGTGTCCTCAGAACCTTTCGGGATTTTTTAAAAACACTCCCATCTTTTAAGGACAAACCTATTGATAGTTATATTCAGGTATTTATGATATTTGCCTGGTCCATTGGAGCTATTCTTATTTTTTCATCTATTACCGGTAAATCCATCTGGACATTTCTAACTGCATTAGGAGCTATGTCAGCGGTGATATTGTTAATATTCAAAGATACCATCCTCGGGTTTGTCGCCAGTATACAAGTAGCTGTTAATGATACCGTTCGTATTGGTGACTGGATTACAATGAGCAAATACGGAGCTGACGGAGATGTTATAGAAATCAATCTATCCTCAGTAAAGGTCCAGAACTTTGATAAAACCATCACCACTATACCAACCTATCACCTAACCTCTGAATCTTTTAAAAACTGGAGAGGGATGCTTGACTCTGGTGGAAGAAGAATTAAACGTTCTATCCTTATCAAAACATCTTCTATTAAATTTCTTTCTGATGAGGACCTGAAAAAACTGGCAGATATCGAATTGCTTAGTGATTATATCGAGACCTCCAGAAAAGAAATTAACGAATTCAATAAGAAACACGCGGTCAACAAGAAGCTTCTTATCAACGGTCGAAACTTATCCAATCTGGGGGTCTACAGAAAATATGTAGAAAAATACCTGGAAAACCACTCATATATTAATAAAGATATGACAATTATGAGTCGCCAGTTAGCCCCAACTGCTCAAGGTACTCCTATTGAAATCTATGCATTTAGCAATGATAAAGTGTGGAAAAATTATGAAATTATCGTAGCCGATATGTTTGACCATTTTCTAGCGGCTATCCCATACTTTGACCTGGAAACATTCGAGCTACAATTTTCTGTTAATTCCTGA
- a CDS encoding DUF3817 domain-containing protein, whose amino-acid sequence MLKAFKIISYLEGISFLLILFVTMPLKYLFDSPQPNQVIGMAHGLLFLLYVVFAIMMKEERKWNGKTLFIVLICSIIPFGTFWMDKKYLK is encoded by the coding sequence ATGCTAAAAGCATTTAAAATTATAAGTTATCTAGAAGGTATTTCCTTTTTATTGATATTGTTTGTGACCATGCCACTTAAGTATCTCTTTGATTCTCCGCAACCCAATCAAGTGATCGGAATGGCACATGGGTTATTATTTCTCCTTTATGTGGTTTTTGCCATTATGATGAAAGAAGAAAGAAAATGGAATGGAAAAACTTTATTCATCGTTCTTATATGTTCCATTATTCCTTTCGGAACTTTCTGGATGGACAAAAAATACCTGAAATAA
- a CDS encoding HD family phosphohydrolase translates to MKKFLDSLYRNQSFIYKVFLFAITTFLIVYLFPKGGLFKYEFTKGKPWQYENLYAPFDFAISKTAEEIKKEKKTIEDNLIPYFQYDTIISQNVRKNYLTNFSSYFSKENESSKEDRRGILKFGKTLLDEIYKYGVLEENYGYSNKKQIFLNKGNKAEAITYGQLLNNRELANFINSSISNSEFTDYRSQLVSLFYDLVKSNVRLNTDFTERILEEELNQVLTTRGSVSKDSRIIAKGEVVEGDTLQILNSLKAEYESQVWSDKNFYWIVFGYTLLIGLVLLMLLLFIKKYRADIFDNNTQLTFIAFNIFIMVLITTLVVKYKSEYIYVVPMCILPLVLKAFFDSRLGLFTHIVTVLILGFIVPNSYEYTFSQIIIGIVTILTVSESFKRANLFITVMKITFIYILVYIAFHIIHEGIVTNIDWSTISLFILSGLAALIVHPLIYVYEKVFGLISDVSLLELSDTNSFLLKELSDRAPGTFHHSLNVANIAEAAANEIGANAMLVRVGALYHDIGKMANPTFFTENQTSSGNAHDTLSPKESATVIINHVIRGVEIAKKHKLPDRVIDFIRTHHGTNVVYYFYAKEKENNENVAIEDFQYPGPKPFSKETAILMMSDSVEAASKSLKNPTSSLIDSFVEKIINKQMENGQFLNANITFKEIQQIKKVFKRKLTNIYHLRIEYPE, encoded by the coding sequence GTGAAAAAGTTTTTAGATAGCCTATATCGTAACCAATCATTTATTTACAAGGTTTTTCTCTTTGCGATAACGACTTTTCTTATCGTTTACTTATTTCCTAAAGGAGGTTTGTTTAAATACGAATTTACAAAAGGAAAACCATGGCAGTATGAAAACCTGTATGCGCCTTTTGATTTTGCTATTTCCAAAACAGCAGAGGAAATAAAGAAAGAGAAAAAAACAATAGAAGATAATCTGATTCCTTATTTTCAGTACGATACGATCATCTCTCAAAATGTCAGGAAAAACTATTTAACTAATTTTTCTTCCTATTTCAGTAAAGAAAATGAAAGCTCGAAAGAAGATCGTAGAGGCATTTTGAAATTTGGGAAGACATTGTTGGATGAAATATATAAATATGGAGTATTAGAGGAGAATTACGGCTATTCGAATAAAAAGCAAATCTTTTTAAATAAAGGAAATAAAGCTGAAGCAATTACCTATGGACAATTGCTGAACAATAGAGAACTGGCTAATTTTATTAACTCTTCGATTAGCAATAGCGAATTTACCGACTATAGAAGTCAGTTGGTTTCATTGTTTTATGATCTGGTAAAATCCAATGTTCGTCTCAATACGGATTTTACCGAACGAATTTTGGAAGAAGAATTAAACCAGGTGTTGACCACTCGTGGAAGTGTATCCAAAGATAGCAGGATTATTGCCAAAGGAGAAGTGGTGGAAGGAGATACGCTACAGATATTGAATTCATTAAAGGCAGAATATGAATCACAGGTATGGAGTGACAAGAATTTTTATTGGATTGTATTTGGTTATACCCTGTTAATTGGATTGGTACTGTTAATGTTGTTGTTGTTTATAAAAAAATATCGAGCAGATATCTTTGACAATAACACACAATTAACCTTTATTGCGTTTAATATATTTATCATGGTACTTATAACCACTTTGGTGGTCAAGTATAAATCAGAATATATCTATGTGGTTCCTATGTGTATTCTCCCATTGGTGTTAAAGGCGTTTTTTGATTCTCGTTTGGGGTTATTCACGCATATTGTGACGGTTTTGATTTTGGGATTTATTGTTCCTAATAGTTATGAGTATACCTTTTCGCAGATTATTATAGGGATTGTAACTATTCTGACTGTTTCTGAATCATTCAAGCGGGCCAATCTTTTTATCACGGTTATGAAAATAACCTTTATTTATATTTTGGTGTATATTGCTTTTCATATCATACACGAAGGAATTGTAACGAATATTGACTGGTCCACTATTTCATTGTTTATCTTAAGTGGTTTAGCAGCTTTAATTGTACATCCTCTTATTTATGTATATGAAAAAGTATTTGGTTTAATCTCTGATGTATCACTCTTAGAGTTAAGTGATACGAATTCTTTTTTGCTAAAAGAGTTATCTGACCGAGCTCCGGGAACTTTTCATCATTCTCTCAATGTAGCTAATATTGCAGAAGCAGCAGCAAATGAAATTGGAGCAAATGCGATGTTAGTGCGGGTAGGGGCTTTATATCACGATATAGGAAAGATGGCAAATCCAACTTTTTTTACTGAAAACCAAACCAGTTCCGGAAATGCACATGATACCTTATCGCCCAAAGAAAGTGCCACTGTAATAATCAATCATGTAATCAGAGGAGTAGAGATTGCTAAAAAGCATAAATTACCAGATCGGGTTATTGATTTTATCAGAACCCATCATGGTACTAATGTAGTCTATTATTTTTATGCCAAAGAAAAAGAAAACAATGAAAATGTAGCCATTGAAGATTTTCAATATCCGGGACCGAAACCTTTTTCTAAAGAAACTGCTATCCTTATGATGAGCGATAGTGTAGAAGCTGCTTCCAAGAGTTTGAAAAACCCGACCAGTAGCCTGATTGATTCTTTTGTAGAGAAAATTATCAATAAGCAAATGGAAAACGGTCAGTTTCTAAATGCTAATATTACTTTCAAAGAAATTCAGCAGATCAAAAAAGTATTCAAACGAAAACTTACTAATATCTATCATCTAAGGATAGAGTATCCGGAATAA
- a CDS encoding acetyl-CoA C-acyltransferase → MSKEVVIVSAARTPIGSFMGSLSTVPAVQLGATAIKGALDKINLDPKLVEEVIMGNVVQAGNGQAPARQAALAAGIDQNVPCTTINKVCASGMKAVMQAAQTIALGDADIVVAGGMENMSLIPHYVRLRSGHKFGPQTFEDGMQKDGLVDAYDNNAMGVCADLCAKEYEFSREDQDAFAIQSYERSAAAWESGKFDNEVVPVAVPQRRGEPVMVTKDEEYTNVKMEKIPALRPAFTKEGTVTAANASTINDGAGAVIVMSADKAKELGLQPLVKITGYADAAQEPQWFTTAPAKALPKALSKAGVAIEDVDFFEFNEAFSVVGLANLKILGLSDENTNVNGGAVSLGHPLGCSGVRIIITLINVLEQNNAKTGAAAICNGGGGASAMVIERL, encoded by the coding sequence ATGAGTAAAGAAGTTGTCATCGTATCAGCTGCGCGCACACCAATTGGAAGTTTTATGGGAAGTTTATCTACTGTCCCGGCAGTACAATTAGGGGCGACAGCGATCAAAGGAGCCTTAGATAAAATCAATTTAGATCCAAAACTGGTTGAAGAAGTGATCATGGGTAACGTAGTACAGGCAGGAAACGGTCAGGCACCTGCCCGACAAGCTGCTCTGGCTGCTGGGATTGATCAAAATGTACCTTGCACAACTATCAATAAAGTGTGTGCCAGTGGAATGAAAGCTGTCATGCAGGCTGCGCAAACAATTGCTTTGGGAGATGCTGATATTGTTGTTGCAGGAGGAATGGAAAATATGAGCTTGATCCCACATTATGTTCGATTGAGATCAGGACATAAGTTTGGACCTCAAACTTTTGAAGATGGAATGCAAAAAGATGGACTGGTAGATGCCTATGATAATAATGCAATGGGAGTATGTGCGGATCTATGCGCTAAAGAATACGAATTTAGCCGAGAAGACCAGGATGCTTTCGCTATACAATCATATGAGCGTTCGGCAGCAGCGTGGGAAAGTGGAAAGTTTGATAATGAGGTAGTGCCTGTAGCAGTTCCACAACGAAGAGGGGAACCTGTTATGGTTACAAAAGATGAAGAATATACCAATGTAAAAATGGAGAAGATTCCAGCATTGCGTCCTGCTTTTACAAAAGAAGGTACCGTAACTGCCGCGAATGCTTCGACTATTAATGATGGAGCGGGTGCTGTTATTGTTATGAGTGCTGATAAAGCTAAAGAATTAGGATTACAACCACTGGTAAAAATTACAGGGTATGCAGATGCTGCACAAGAACCACAATGGTTCACCACTGCACCAGCAAAAGCGTTGCCTAAAGCCCTATCTAAAGCTGGAGTAGCCATAGAAGATGTAGATTTTTTTGAGTTTAATGAAGCTTTTTCTGTAGTAGGCTTAGCCAATCTAAAAATATTAGGACTTAGCGACGAGAATACTAACGTTAACGGAGGAGCCGTTTCATTAGGACATCCACTGGGATGCTCAGGAGTCCGAATTATAATAACTTTAATAAACGTTTTAGAACAAAATAATGCAAAAACTGGAGCTGCAGCCATATGTAATGGTGGTGGTGGTGCCTCAGCGATGGTCATTGAACGTCTGTAA